One stretch of Amblyraja radiata isolate CabotCenter1 chromosome 9, sAmbRad1.1.pri, whole genome shotgun sequence DNA includes these proteins:
- the jdp2 gene encoding jun dimerization protein 2, with protein MEALGERRASGSRARRVLGGSAGPRSLPEPRARCVLEVKATQMREPTLPRALPLLGSLSGLPMDTLSSLRHVTGIIAPLHCLALRYSRHTHTLKGQAEREDVERRRRRREKNKVAAARCRNKKRERTEFLQKESERLELMNGELKLQIATLKRERRELTALLNRHRPTCIVRTDSVRSTGPETDSDRGPE; from the exons ATGGAGGCTTTAGGGGAGCGGCGGGCGAGCGGGAGCCGGGCTCGGCGAGTGTTGGGCGGCTCAGCAG ggcCCCGGAGCCTGCCTGAGCCCAGGGCCCGCTGTGTGCTGGAGGTGAAGGCGACACAGATGCGTGAGCCCACGCTTCCCAGGGCCCTGCCTCTCCTGGGCTCGCTGAGCGGCCTCCCCATGGACACACTGAGCAGCCTGCGGCACGTGACTGGAATCATCGCACCGCTCCACTGCCTGGCTCTCCGCTAcagccgacacacacacacactgaagggGCAG gcTGAGCGGGAGGATGTTGAGCGGCGGAGACGGAGGAGGGAGAAGAACAAGGTGGCGGCGGCACGGTGTCGGAACAAGAAACGCGAGCGGACAGAGTTCCTGCAGAAG GAGTCTGAGCGCCTGGAGTTGATGAACGGGGAGCTGAAGCTTCAGATTGCGACTCTGAAGCGCGAACGGCGGGAGCTGACCGCCCTTCTCAACCGGCATCGGCCCACCTGCATCGTCCGCACCGACAGTGTCCGCAGCACGGGGCCTGAGACCGACAGTGACCGGGGCCCAGAGTGA